The sequence aaaaggctggctggggaacgctgggcgttgtagggctttccccctctctctacacatgcataggattgggccctaactTGCAAAGAATTAGACAAGGTCCCATCCAGACCTAGAGGAGAACTTTCTAGAGAGTTGGTGAGCAAAAGACTGAACTACAAATTAGAAGTCGCTGGGTTGACTCTCCCCTCTGTCCTGAACTGAGTAGGCTTTTGTGAAGTttcttcccccattctaaaagcttggaaAGCCCCTCCCGCGGCTCCATTATTGCCAGTAAGAGCTGTCAGCTGCAATATGTTGCtatgttttgtattttggcctcgctccttttgcctttgaccccacccctCATTGgaatgtcattccccccccccttccaaaacTGAATCAGCCTTCAGGCTGGAAGAGTGATGGCTTGCAGCCCTATAAACCCTCCTGGGCCCTGCTCTCAGGCTTCTCCCTAAAGTCAATTGCGTTAGTGGTGACAGACAACAGggacttttcagtagtggcctCACAGTTGGGGAACTTCCTCCCCAGTGAGAACTCTGCCTGGCCTCCTCCCTTGTGGCACCTGCCTAATTTGTAGTGGCAGGCAGTTCCAGAGAGTGGGCGTCGTGCACAAATACCCACTCCCATTTTCGCCCtacgccccccctttttttgtcatTTTGcctaatttgttgttgttgctataaaCTATTTACTAGCTATTATTAAAACAATGGAGAGTCCCAAACCCTTGACGATTGGTTCCAAGCTGCCCTAGGCCTGCCGGTAGAAGATGATCAACCTTCTGTCGCCTTTGCTTTACAACAGTGCCCAGGCCCTTTTCGAAGAGCCACGCTGTGAAACAACAACCGTGAGGAAAGAGGTTTGGGGAGGggtattgttgttgcttttattggCAAGTCACTTTCACGGACAGACTGGGAGCTGGTGGTCCTGGAGTTACACACAGAAGCACAAGGCAAGTCACTGGCAGAGGCCTGGGGGGCTGCCGGCATCAGCAGGCAAGGCCTAGGGAGAGAGCTTGAGGCCTAACCTCCACGTACAGGCTGCAGACACCTCATTTTTCCTTGTGCTCGATCAGGCCTTTCGAGATCAGGTCCGGGATCTCCACAGCCAACCAGGGACCCAGCTGTAAGACAAAGAGGGCTGTCAGGAAGCTGCCGGAGCCTGGCCTCCGAATCCCAACCCAGGGATGGGAACACCATGAGGGTCAATGGAAAGGTTGTTTCCGAGGGCGGACATTTTTTCCACAGGACAGGTCCTACCAATAGCATCttctgccttccccacccccggAGAGAAAGAGCCTGGACCCCGGACTCCAACACCAAGAGCCCATGGCCAAAAAGAGGCTGACCCAACTCTCTCCAACACTTAATATCTGGCacttgtgtgtgcttttaaattgtGGACCAATTTTAGCTGAAAAGTTGTGTGTGCATATCTATGTatgtgtctacacacacacacaaaaagaaacccCACAAGGACTGCCATTTGAGGGAGGTGTATTCACCGTGTCCAGGTTTCAGGGAACTTGTGATTACTAAAACTACACATGCATTACTGGAGGTTAAAAAACCTCATATTCCTCCATTCCACTCTCCTTCCTCAGCTGCCTGGctgtaagctctttggggcagaCATGTTTCCTCATTCACTGCAGAAATGCCATTTGCATGGAAGACACCAGCCTATATATtgggggtgggcaaattgtggctgttgggatgttttggcccacaactcccatcagcctcagccagcatagccaatggtaaggcatgatgggagttttgGCCTACATGTTGTTTACCCTATATAGCTACACAACCAGCAATGTGGACTGTAGTCTACAAAAGCTCATGTATGTCTTACTATATCTATTAGAGAGCAAGCCAGTGTCCTGGGTGAGTGTCCCAGGGTCCCTAGAATAGCTCAGAAAACCTCTTCCGAGGTCGGAGATGCCACTCCGACCTCGGAAGGAGGAGACGGAAAGCCAACCGCCAccccttgcagccagcgtggAGAGAACCACACAGGCTGCCTCTCCGAGGTAAGAAAATCAACCGCAGAATGCGAGGAAAGGAGACATTTCGGagaacaggaagaggaggagacgaCCAGAGAGGACAGAATATGATTTATCCTGCGCCtcagccagcctccttccctcggggaggcaaagatcacctggCAGGGCATACAAGTCTCAGAAGTCTCCACATTTGGGGATTTCCAAGCAGCAAGGGCGCACTCCATAGCGCCCTTCAGTGTCGAAGAAACCTGAAAGCAACtttctgttgcattcatgtttttATAGCATTTAGAAAAATTAAGACATTTGCAACAAATGCCGTTTGTCCATCCACACTTAACTGCAAGGGTACCCAGGCACAGGCCTTTCGGCCTTGCTAAATCTTACTCCTTGTCCCCGACACCTGAAAGGATGCTCCTCcatcccaattattattattatttacatagcaccatcagtgtattcTTGCTCCCCTCGACACCCACCCACTCGAAGCCATGCCAACCACTCACCCCCAAGGCCATGAGATGTGCCAGCCCGAATTTGGGAACGTTCCTGGCCCAGAGGGGCTTGAAATGGTCGGTTAGACAAATTTTACCGCCcctgcaaggagagagagagagagagatccagaacTTAAGATAGGATGTTTAAGATAATGCAGGGGAAACTGACCAGAACATGCAAGAAGGCTAAATCAGGGGTGTAGAACTTTTCagagtttcccagcttttctgcagtttccccccattataattattactattatatttatttgtatcctgccttttgcccaatactgggcctcaaggcggccttacaaagtttaaaacatacagtacattggcggggggggggggggggggaagaaaaaaacacgtttaaaatacacaacaaaattataagtcattaaaatatagatggagggccagattattctccaaaggccagcTAGAACaaggaagtttttgcctgcttccgaaagcccatcaaggagggagccagtctagcttccccgggaagagagttcaagagcactggagcagccagcaagaaggccctctcccatgtttccaccaagagcgcctgtgaagatggtgggactgaaagaagggcttctccagaagatctcaaagcacgggcaggctcacaagggagaatacggtctttcaaataacctggacatGAGCTGTATAAAGGATTGcaatgcttctcctaagacttAAGTTACTGGCCATTAAGAGTTTATGCAAAAATATGCTGTcaattttggtattttggccctgtccTGTTTGcttttggccctcagactgacaAAGGGTCAACACCCCAGGGCAAAATTTTACAGGAGAGCAGCATCTCACCTGTACATTTTGGCTGTTTTCCCATCCAGTTCTGGAATGGCGATTTCCGGCGCGGTGGATGGGTACGTGACTGGGATCTGCAAATGGAAGCATACACGTGAGTAACAGGAGCATAAtatgtaaaaaatatatagctcACAGTACAATGGGCTTAATTTGTGCAGGGGGCAGAATCGAGCTACTCTGGGCCTGGAATTTCTGTTCGGTTTATTGCCCTGCTGGTGGTTTTGTTCAGTAGCAGACAAAACACTGGGCAGAGACAACAGAGAATGAAAGGAAACACAGGACAAGGACTCACATCAAACTCAACAGCAAACTCATACTTCAGGAGGTTATGGATGTACCAGCACTTCCCAAACCACCTGGcaagagaaaaaagaaatacGAGATAAGACAGTTATGCGTAGTTCTGTTGTTTAAGAAAGCAAAACGTCACCATTACAATACATATAAAGCTTCCAAGcgttcaaagcatttcacatgcATTATTTGTAACCTTTGACATCAGCCCTGCAAGGTAAGCCATCCAAGAAGCTCTGGGCTCTCCAAATCTGTGTCTTTCTCACCTGGTGCCTTCCTTGTTGGATTCTAGCCGGAACCAATCGTTATCGGCATTCTTGTTGTTTTCCACATActaggggaagagaaagaaaaataagctGCAAGGGAAGGTGTGTGCCAAGATGTTTTTGGCAACAGATCAgggggaggcaacctggtgctctccagatgtttcagaccacaactcccgtcagccccagcCGGCAAGACCAATGAGCGGGGATTATGAGAGtggcagtccaaaatatctggagggcgccaggctgaCTACCCGTTATCTAGATTCTAGGAGAAAAAGGACGTGAAGAGCAAAAAGCCTGAATCCAATTGGTACTTCGGAACCACCGTAGGCAAGCAGAGGCAATAAGAAAGCCACGTCAGCCCAGGTTGttcaggctccct comes from Elgaria multicarinata webbii isolate HBS135686 ecotype San Diego chromosome 21, rElgMul1.1.pri, whole genome shotgun sequence and encodes:
- the UFC1 gene encoding ubiquitin-fold modifier-conjugating enzyme 1; the protein is MADDATRRVVAELPLLKTNAGPRDRELWIQRLKEEYQALIKYVENNKNADNDWFRLESNKEGTRWFGKCWYIHNLLKYEFAVEFDIPVTYPSTAPEIAIPELDGKTAKMYRGGKICLTDHFKPLWARNVPKFGLAHLMALGLGPWLAVEIPDLISKGLIEHKEK